CAGCAACCTTTTCATTAGCCTTACTGTAATAAAAAACAACATGAGTTGCAGCCTTGACTACCCTCCCTGGCTCTTagaatttgttttcaaaaatgAAGTTGTTCATTCTCTTCCAAATTTGGTATACTGTAGCTGCAAATTCATCTAGCTTCTTGCTATCCAGTGCAAAATTCATATGGCTCCACAGCTCCTTAAAATCATTATCTCTAACCACTCCTTTTTGTAGCTTCCATGAACACAAGCTCCACACATCTTGGTATTAGTCCTCACATTTGGTAGAAGAAAATCGTGACTATAATTAGACACTTAGAGGTTATAaaataagcaaaaataaaaactcatgcataaaaaaaataaccagAAAACACCCATCCACAATACTCAGTAGCAAACAACATACAAATCAAATAGAACAAAAACAAcatgggaaagaaaaaaaaaaaacctttaagAAACATTGCCCAACTAttcttatttatcattttatgctaagtttggatattgagataaattaaattgaattgtGAAAAAAactcttaactcatctcatcattacaattttttaaaattttcatataaaatataataaataattcaactttttcaaattataaaataataatattataaataatattattttatttaatttttaatttttatctaaaatcatcttatcttatattactatttaaacAACCTCTTAACATTAatgtaaatttatattctatCTAAATAAATTCTGAATGAGTTGTTCGTGTAGTTAGTAATGTAAtgtttgatattttaaattaagaataaatatttataatgtaaATTATTCAAATGCcacctaattattttaaaaaaataaataaaatatatacccACTTGAAAATTATTTACCAGAGGTAATTTAATTTGACTTATTCAATGAACTTTTGCGTCCAACCCTCATTTCTAAAGCATTGTGATGGGACGTCCTATCAACTTCaatatttaattcattcttattgttttctttattatttttcgaGAGTATTTAATTCATTCATTATCTCTTAAATTTACGTTTATtcaatgaatttaaaatataaaaaaaagtcatatatataaatttataatttaatttaatttaatatgatatatcaaattgtacaattatttttattataaaataaaaatatatataatataaaatcatatccatctataattttttttataatcaaaatattctctaaaatatattaaaatttatattttaaataataaaattaaatattttaatcaattatgaGGTATTTTGACACATGTTATCCTATATTTATGCAAAGAATTTGTATTAATAACAAAACCGATTCATCcgcaactctttttttttttttttaaataaataaattaatcgaTGACTGATCAATCTTGAAGAATCATCACCCTGTCTCTTTAAACAAAcattacaaaaaaaagaaaaaaaaaaaaaaatagaagctcATGTTTGACCATACCGTCGGCGTTTgcaaagagagatagagagaagaaAGATCTCAAACCGACACCATCTCGGACTTTGCTCAAAGGTAGATGGGGCAGCATCCAATCCAATGAATCCATGATATGGTATCCAATCTCTATAGTTATCTAATGCAATTAGAGATATATTTTCAGTTATTGTGTTTATAGATGAGAAAGGaatattgtgtaattatttttaaaaaaataataaatttaagatttatttaaaaattaatttattaataataaatcttacctttttaaaaaaatctataacgaaataagtaaaaggaaaatgctatatCTCTCGTTGggagtgattttttttaataattaagtaaaaattatttaatattattataaattttttattttttttaaatatttaaaaaattaaaaaaataatgtgaaaaatataaaaaaataaaaatttttaacttaACGGGAGCTCCTAGCTGTGGCCGTAACACTTTCCTAAATGAAATCATAGCCAAATGAAAATCTGCCACATGCGGCAGACGTGGCAATATGCTATTGGTCCCTGAAACCATCAATCTCTGCATATTACCACAGCATAGCTAAACCTGTCAGTTTCCAAAACtgcttttttttctctctctctctgtctccccAACCTTTCCAACACGAGAGTTCGATCCAACACTACTTTTTTACGCAAAAAGAGATCCACACCACCACGATTAGTTTGAATATTTGgtaatactatataatataacatgaaggTTTGGTCTTTGGACTGAGATCTCGGAGAAGAGTCCCATTGGAGATCTCAAAGGCCATAAAATTTTTCACCAACCCGATCAAGCCACTCAACCAGACACCAGAGAGCAGGAAAGAAAACCCAATAACCGACTCTGGTGCTTCCTGGCTCTTTGTTGTTTATAAATCTCCACCAGACATAGTTTATGTATTGATCCTTCTTTGTGATCGAGTTCTCTTAGATCGTGGCAGGGCTTTAGGTCAAAACCAAGGCTTTTGAAAATCCTTTTAAAAGTCATAATAAAGGTTTTGGCTTTCCCTTCTCAAACTCTCTAAGAAGTTGATTGATCTCcttccaagtatatatatatatatatatatttttaattatttgctgATCGTCTGTTGCGTTTTTTGTTTTGTGCGAGATACCCAGAAAGCCTATTTGGAATCCTTTACGCCATGATTTGCTCCGTGAAACAATCTGTCACAACGACGATCAATGGGTCCGATTTGTTTCTTCGGAAGAGGTCTCCAGCACACCCGATTCAGCGATCCTCGCTGTTTTTGCCGGTTCTGGGGGAAACGCAGAGATTCTCTTTATCGGTTTCGAAGCCTCTGCATTTATCTTCGGCTGAGAATCTGAGTTTGAAAGCTAGGAGGGATCCGATCAAATGCGAGGCTTACGATGCGGCGGACAGCTCGAAGCCGGTGGAGCCAGTGGCGCCGGAGGCAGTGAATAAGGTGAAGATCGGACTGTATTTCGCAACGTGGTGGGCTTTGAACGTGGTGTTCAATATCTACAACAAGAAGGTTTTGAATGCGTACCCGTACCCGTGGCTGACTTCGACGCTCTCGCTTGCTTGTGGTTCTCTCATGATGCTGATCTCTTGGGCCACTAGAATAGCCGAGGCACCCAAGACCGATTTGGAGTTCTGGAAGACTTTGTTTCCGGTGAGTGAGAACCTCGGTTTTGTTTGGTTGGTGAGAAAGTAGAGCGactggaaagaaaaaggaagtttTTCGTATGTATGCCTCTTTATGTGGTTTTGCATTTgatcttttagttgttttagtACTCATGcatatatttgtttgaattatgAAAAGTTAGAAAATTGCCCTTTTGTTTGGCTGCCgagaaagttaagaaaaaagaaagtgatgTTTTTGTATTGTGTGCTTATGTTGTGTGGTGTAATACATGAAGAAAATGACTTTATTCATCCAAGTAGGCCCAAGTTGTTGAATTTAGTGCAGCTTGGTGGGGGGTTTTAGTGGTGAAAGCTCTGAACTCATAAACCATGATTCCATTTAGCCACATCCTATTGACAACCAAAGCGCACACCATTAGGGGTTTTGGTGTTTCTAGGGTTCGTCATATGCCTTGGGTTATTGCGATGCTTGGATTCTTTGGCTTTCTGTAAAGGACTGTGACCTCAGTGTTTCTTTCGTTTTCAATAGGTTGCTGTGGCGCATACAATTGGTCATGTTGCGGCAACTGTGAGTATGTCAAAGGTTGCAGTTTCATTCACCCACATCATCAAGAGTGGTGAGCCTGCTTTCAGTGTATTGGTTTCGAGATTCCTGTTGGGTGAGAGCTTCCCAGTGCCGGTTTACCTGTCACTCATTCCAATTATTGGCGGCTGTGCTCTTGCTGCTGTAACTGAGCTCAACTTCAACATGATTGGTACAAAAACAAACTATATATTGTAACTCTTGCAATTATTATCTTAGAATGTTGGTATTGCATTAttatttgttcttcttttcctaatgtatatttagtttgtgacatatatatatatatatatatctttatatatgtgtatttatatatatcttgtcTAGCTGATTAGAATAGGCAGAAAAAGATACTCCCCAAATTCTTGACATTAACTTTGGACTGCAGAAGGCAAAATCTTTTGTTTGGTTAGGCTAAGTCGCCGGATTTCTCTATTGTCTTGTATAGCAAAACTAAATTGTATATATTCATCCTTGCCCTAATGTTGTCAGCATTCAATTTGaagattaagttttttttttttttttttttgtcttccatATTCATCTTAAGACGCAAAACTtgcttgtttgtttatttttccaaCCCAGGAATATCCAGTCAGTTGTTGAcactatttgttttgtttttggaatACTTTCTGTCATTGGAGAACGTTTTATGCATTGGTGTAGTtgttcttgattttcttttagttttcagAGCCCTGAATTTGGTTTGTTGACTTTCACTAGGTTTTATGGGGGCCATGAtatcaaacttggcatttgtcTTCCGAAACATATTCTCAAAGAGAGGCATGAAGGGAAAGTCCGTTAGTGGAATGAACTATTATGCTTGTCTTTCTATGTTATCCCTTTTAATTCTCACACCATTTGCCATTGCTGTGGAGGGACCACAGATGTGGGCAGCTGGTTGGCAAACAGCTATGTCTCAAATTGGACCGCAATTCGTATGGTAATTTTTTGACAACTACCAATTTAGATATCCTTGTTCTGTTTGGTTGCACAGTTGCAGTCTACTTCATGTGTATGGTCTCCCATGATAGATTACAGGACGAATGGTGAATCAATTATTTGAAGTAATATTGGGTTGAGCACGATTACAGATCTGCCTTCTCACCAGACGTTTTAGGTGCAGAATAAttgcagttttttattttaattcctcCCAGAGTAATGAGGAAACTGTGAGCCAACTTGTGATAGCTTGTATATAAATCTATTTTCTTTCTGTTATTCGTGCTCAAGAGTTTGAATTGTACTGGAAGGAGTCAAGAATCCTCATCTGAATGATAATGCTTTCTCCATATAGCATCAAAAGTGGCCTGAAACAGTCTATAAATTCACGATTTCCAACATATTAGACTATTTGCAGATTCAAAAGAAAAGCTTACTTGTTTAAGCCCCAGGCTTCAGCTCATGTGGTAAAAGTAGGTTCGGATTGGGGTAGGTATCAGATTCAATACcgacaagaaaaaataaattgaagacaaaaaggaagaaagaatgTAGTTTTTTGTAATAGTCAAATGCATATTATTTGGATTGTTATATCATTGACGGTGTTTGATACTCATGGTGCCTTTgatccttttgttttttcaattacTTGTTAATTGATGTTTTACGAGGTTTCCATGGAATGTATATACCGTGTTTCCTGTTTGGATTCCTTTTCGACTAATTGTGTGGGCGTTAATTGTACATGCTAGGTGGTTGGCAGCACAGAGCGTGTTCTATCATCTCTATAACCAGGTCTCATACATGT
This Carya illinoinensis cultivar Pawnee chromosome 11, C.illinoinensisPawnee_v1, whole genome shotgun sequence DNA region includes the following protein-coding sequences:
- the LOC122281910 gene encoding glucose-6-phosphate/phosphate translocator 1, chloroplastic-like, with the protein product MICSVKQSVTTTINGSDLFLRKRSPAHPIQRSSLFLPVLGETQRFSLSVSKPLHLSSAENLSLKARRDPIKCEAYDAADSSKPVEPVAPEAVNKVKIGLYFATWWALNVVFNIYNKKVLNAYPYPWLTSTLSLACGSLMMLISWATRIAEAPKTDLEFWKTLFPVAVAHTIGHVAATVSMSKVAVSFTHIIKSGEPAFSVLVSRFLLGESFPVPVYLSLIPIIGGCALAAVTELNFNMIGFMGAMISNLAFVFRNIFSKRGMKGKSVSGMNYYACLSMLSLLILTPFAIAVEGPQMWAAGWQTAMSQIGPQFVWWLAAQSVFYHLYNQVSYMSLDEISPLTFSIGNTMKRISVIVSSIIIFHTPVQPVNALGAAIAVLGTFLYSQAKQ